In the genome of Campylobacter avium LMG 24591, the window TCGCCTTGTAAAACATTTATGGTAACTGCATTTTGATTATCCTCAGCAGTTGAGAAAACTTGCTCTTTTTTGGTAGGTATGGTTGTGCCTTTTTCTATAATCTTTGTCATCACTCCACCTAAGGTTTCTATACCCAAAGAAAGAGGAGTAACATCAAGCAAAAGCACATCTTTTACATCACCTTTTATAACCGCTCCTTGTATGGCAGCACCTATGGCTACGACTTCGTCTGGATTAACTGATTTGTTTAAGTCTTTGTTAAAGGCTTTTTTCACTTCTTCTTGCACCAAAGGCACTCGGGTTGAGCCTCCAACCATAACGATTTCTTTTATTTCATCCTTGCTAAGTCCAGCCTCTTTTACAACCTCATTTATCTTAGCTATAGTCTCACTTACTAAGCCCTCTATCATACTTTCAAATTTGGCTCTTGTTATCTTTTTTACAAGGTGTTTAGGACCACTTGCATCAGCTGTTATGAAAGGTAAATTTACCTCTGTTTCAGTTGCTGAGCTTAGCTCTTTTTTGGCATTTTCAGCCGCTTCTTTTAATCTTTGCAAAGCCATAACATCTTTTTTAAGATCTATTCCATTTTCGCTTTGAAATTCGCTTGCTAAAAAGTCTATAAGCTTATTATCAAAGTCATCTCCGCCCAAAAAGGCATTTCCACCTGTTGCTAAGACCTCTACTACATTATCTCCCGTTTCAAGCACGGTTACATCAAAGGTTCCACCACCTAAATCATACACCACTATCTTTTCAGATTCTTTTTTATCAAGTCCGTAAGCAAGGGCTGCAGAGGTAGGTTCATTAATAATTCTTAAAACATTAAGTCCAGCTATAGTTCCTGCTTCTTTAGTAGCCTTTCTTTGTGCGTCATTAAAATACGCAGGCACTGTTATAACAGCATCTACAACCTTATCTCCTAAAAAGGCTTCAGCGTCCTCTTTTAGCTTCATCAAAACCTTGGCTGAAATTTCTTGAGGAGTGTAAAGCTTATCAGCTATTTCAACAGCACAAGCTCCGTTTCTATCTACTATATGATAAGGAAGTCTATTTCTAGCTTCTTTTGCCGCTTCCTCATTTATCATAAGTCCCATTATCCTTTTTATAGAATAAATGGTTTTTTCAGGATTAGTTACCGCTTGTCTTTTAGCGCTATCTCCAACTAAAACCTCGCCCTTATCGGTAAAGGCAACTATAGAAGGGGTTGTGTTTTTGCCCTCCTTGTTTGGTATAACCTTGCTTTCTCCGCGTTCATAAACGCTCACACAAGAATTTGTTGTTCCTAAGTCTATTCCTATAACTTTTGCCATTTTTTATCCTTTTAATTTTATTTTGCCACACTTACTTTTGTGTGTCTTAAAATTCTATCTCTTAGCTTATAGCCTTTTTGTAGAATTTGAGTTAGCTCATTTGCCTTAAAATTTTCATTTTCTGCGTAAAACATAGCTTCGTGAAGCTCTGGATTAAACTCATCTCCTTCCTTTGCCTCTATAAGCTCGACACCGTGATTTTTAAGCTTTTTAAGAAGTAAATCAAGAGTGTTTTTAACACCTTCTTTTATCTTAGTGCTTAACTCATCACTTGCTTCTACATTAAGGGCTGCTTCTAGAGTATCTACAACATCTAGCAAATCCCTAGCAAACCCTTCGTTTGCAAAGGCTATCATCTGTTCTTTTTCCCTTTGCATTCTTTTTTTAATATTTTCAAAGTCAGCATTTGCCCTAGCGTATCTGTCCTTTAAGTCAGCATTTTCAGCCCTTAAAAGCTCTAGCTCACCTAGGCTTTCTTCTTTTTCCTCGCTGAGTTCGCTTTGCTCTTCTTTCTTTTCTTGTTCTAAATTTTCATCTTTATCCACAAATCCTCCTTAGTAATATTTAATTTTGATGAGAATTATACAACTTTAGTCTAATAATGTCAAGTAAAATTAAATAAATTTATTAAAAAAACTTTAGTCTATTAGACTAAATATAGCAAGAATTTAGAGAACACAGGCTTTTCGCACATAAATTTGCCAAGTCCTTTTGAAAATAATTTGTAAAAAAATATGTAAAATAATATGATTTTTCTAAAAACTTATGCTAAAATACAACATTTTGAAAGGATTTATATGAGAAATTTAAGTGTAAGAGAAAAAAGCGAATTAAGCTCCAAAGTGTTTGATTCTTTATATGAAAACAAAACAAACTACATATTAAGAAAGATAAATGAAATACTAAGAATTCTTATAGCAAAGATATTAAGAAAATAAATCCTTATCTGTATTTTTCAAGTGCGATATAAGCACTAATACTTCATTTTCATCGCCTTCATACCCGTCTAAAACATCATCTACGCACTCTATGTATCTTTGCACGGCATCTTCTAGCCTGTCTTTTTTCACGCCGGCTAAAAGCAAAGCAGCCTCTAGGGTGATGTTTAATTCGTACTGTAAATTTTCTATCATTTCATCTTTATTCACCGCTTTTTTCCTCTTTACTCTTAATTAAATCTAGAATTTGATTTTTTATAAAGCTATAATCGCTACTATCCTTAAAAGCTGCGAAAAAGCCTCCACTAGCATTTTTGTGCCCTCCTCCGCCAACCAAAGTCTGCGCGATTAAACTTACATCCACCTTGTTATTTGACCTAAAACTTAGGGTTTTTTTAGAATTTACATCAAGAAAAAAATCATAATCCTTGTTTAAGGTCAAAAAATCATTTCCTATAACAGAGACATTGCCTATATTATATGTAAGTAAAAATTTGTATTCTTTATATTTTAGAGTGAAATATTCTTTATTTTCATTTAAAATTTTCACCACATATATTGATAACAAATTCCCAAGAGTGTTATTTTCCTCATCTTTAAAAAATTCTTTTTTCAAAAAATGCAAAGAATCCTCAAACAATATATGAGCCTTATCCTTGCCAACAAAGGTTTGCGCCTTGCTTAGCAAAAAAAACATGTATTCTGTGTTTTTTTGAGGAAATAAAACCCTATTTAGCTCCTTAGCATTTGAAACCATAGATAGTAAAACTTTGCCAAGCTCGAAATTTGTGTCATCTTTTAGCCAAATATCAATGGCATTTACGACATCAACAAATTTAGCCAAATTCTCATTTTGAAAAAACATCTTTGAAAAAAAATCATACACTATCTTAGTAGCACACCTTGAGCTATCTAAAAAATACCAAGCATATTTTTCAGCACAAGCCTGTCCGCTTTGATGATGGTCTAGCAAGAAAATCTTAGCATTGCTTCTTTTTGAAAGAGCTTCCTCAAAAGACTCGCACTGACTTAAGCTTAAATTTAAATCGCTTATCAAAACTATAGAGCAAACCTCGCTATCAAGCTTTAAAGACTCATCTATCCTATCTAAAATCATAGAAAAATTATCATTTATTTCTTTACCGTAATTTGAGTTGTAAAAATAACAGTTCTTAAAATAAAAATTACTCACAAATTGGCAAGCATAGCCGTCTAAATCAGTATGAGAAAGATGATATAAATTCACATTATAATTCAATTTTTATTACCCCTTCTGTTTCGAAATTTGTGTGCTCTGCTATCTCTGCAAAGCTTAAAACTACTATTTTTAGGTTGAAATTTGAACAAATATCAGCTATGAATTTTCTAAGCTGAGGCTCAACACAAAGCACGAAAGGCTTTATTCTGGTGCTTGAAACCGCCGCCACTTCGCTTCTAAGAGCTTCTACTATGGCTCCTGTTTGAGCTACATTTATCATTAAATGATAATTTCCATCCCTAAGCTGCAAGCTATCCATAAGCTTTGCCGAAGCCGCTGAATCAAGTATATATATGCTTAAAATTCCCTTTTCATCTATATATAAATTCGTAATAACCCTAGCAAGCGACGCCCTTACGTGCTCTATAATCATATCAAAATTCTTAGTAACCTCTGATATGTCCATAAGTGCTTCAAGTATGCTTATCATATCTTTAATAGGAATTGAGTTTTTAAGTAAATTTCTAAGCACCCTTTGTATAACGCCAACAGTGGTTATTTTTAGTAAATCCTCAATCACCGCTGGATAGTCTTTCTGAAGCTTATCTAGCATGTTTTGAACCTCTTGCCTTGTTAGAAGCTCGGCTGCATTAGCCTTTATAAGCTCGCTCATGTGAGTTGATATGACGCTAGCAGGGTCGATAACTATATAACCATTTATAGTAGCCTCATCTTTTAAATTTGCATCTATCCACAAGGCATCTGAGTTAAAAGCTGGCTCTTTTGTAGCAATTCCTTCCACCTCTTCGGTTATAAAACCGCTATCCATAGCCAAATATTTATCAGGATACACCTCGCTACTACCTATAACCACGCCTTTTAGCTTGAAATTATACTCATTTGGCTTAAGCTGCAAATTATCTCTTATCCTAATCTTAGGCATTAAAAAGCCAAGGCTTTGAGCTATGCTTCGTCTCATAGAGCGAATTCTTTCGGTTAGCTCACTTTCTGCAAGTCTTATAAGACCATATCCAAGCTCAAGCTCTAAAACCTCAAGTTTTAATATATCATTTATCCTGCCCTCTTCCTCTCTTATAATCTCCTCTTCGCTTTTCTTTTTAGGAGGTGCTTTAGCAGCAGCTGCTTGTTGTGAGGCGGCGATATCTTTTTTTCTAAGAGGCTGGGTTAAATCTATCTTACCCTCTCTTACTTGCTTTGTAAGATAGCCAAGCCCTAAAAACACAAGAGCCATAAAGCCTAGCGAAAGTGTTGGAAGCCCTGGCACCAAAGCAAAGATAAAAAGTATAAAACCAACTATTAAAAGAGTTCTATACTCGCTTAAAAGTTGATTTAGTGTACCTTCTGCGAAGTTATCCTCATCTTTACTAGCCCTTGTTATGATGATAGCTGTTGCTGTGGCTACGATAAGACCTGGAATTTGCGATACAAGCCCATCCCCTATGGTTAGTATAGTGTAAGTAGCAGCACAGTCGGCCAAAGGCATATCGTGCTGAAAATATCCTATGGAAAAACCGCCTATTATATTTATAATAGTGATGATGATACCGGCTACTGCGTCGCCTTTTATGAATTTAGATGAACCGTCCATGGCTCCGTAGAAATTTGCCTCAGCAATGATTTCTTGTCTTCTTGTTCTTGCCGTGTTTTCATCTATCAAACCAGCGTTTAAGTCCGCGTCTATCGCCATTTGCTTACCAGGCATTGCATCAAGGGTAAATCTTGCTTGCACTTCAGAAACCCTGGTACTTCCCTTTGTAACAACCATGAAATTTATCAAAACAAGTATGGAAAAAACTATGACACCAATGACATAATTACCGCCAACTACGAATTCTCCAAAAGAAGCTATGATTTCGCTCACAGCAGCAGGCCCATTTTGCCCCTCACTTAAAATCATACGCGTAGTGGCTATATTTAGCGCTAGTCTAAAAAGCGTAATTATGAGGATTAAAGTAGGAAAGGTTGTCAAATCTGTTGGCTTTGGTATGTAAATAGAAATTAATATAATCAAAACTGCAATGGCTATGCTTAAAGCCAAGAAAAAGTCTAGTATAGCAGCCGGCAAAGGCACTATAATAACAGCTAAGATACAAGCTATAAAGCCAACTATAGTTAAAGACTTGGCCTTTATAACAGGTGCTATTAAAGGACCTAGATATGGTGCTACAAGATCAAATATTTTTCGTCTTGCCATTTAGCTTTTTTTATTAATTACATCAAAAAGTGTGATATTTGATAGGTATTCGTTCATCTTATTTTGCAAATCAACCAAGACAGGCAACATAAGACACTTAACATTATTACTAGGACAAACCCCTCTAGAGCATTCAAATACACTCACCTGCTTTCTTTCAGCACTGTTTACAATCTCTTCTAAGGTGTATTCCTTAGCGTCTTTGCTGAGCAAGAAGCCGCCTTTTGCCCCCTTGTAAGATATTAATAAACCATCTCTTGCCAAAACTTGCAAAATTTTAGCGAGAAAAGACCTTGATATATCAAGCTTTTCGGCCATAGTTTCAACATCTTGCGGTTCTTTTTTATCTGCTATATAAATCAAAGCAAGTAGTGCGTATTCACTAGCTTTAGTAAAAAGCATAACTGTCCTTTTTCTAATCAATATTGAGAAGCATTGTAGCAAGATTTATTTAATTAAAGCTTTTACGTGGCGAAATTTTGTTTAAAAAATAAAATTTAAGCTTAGTTTTTGTTTGTTTTGATAGAATTGTGGCTTTTAAAATATACCAATCAGGAGGTCAACATGGCTTTGGATTCGGCTAAAAAGTCGCAAATTATCTCTAAATTTGCTAGAAAAGAAAAGGACACAGGTTCTACTGAGGTTCAAGTAGCCTTGCTTAGTGCTAGGATTTCTGAGCTAACAGAGCATTTAAAGGTTTTTAAAAAGGACTTTTCATCTCGTTTGGGTCTTTTAAAAATGGTAGGTAAGAGAAAAAGATTGCTAAACTACCTAAAGAAAAAAGACTATGCAAAATACTCTAAGCTTATAAGTGATTTAAACTTAAGAGATAAATAAAACTTGTATCCTTTTTTAAGGATGCAAAAAATTAAATATTGAGTAGATTCTACACATAGCAAGATATAAAATTCCAAAATTCACTAAAAAATTTCAAAAAAAAAAAAAAACAAATTTTTATTTTGTATAATCACATTTTCATTATCTTTTTACAAAGGAAAATTATGCTTAGTCTTAAAAAAACTGCCCTACTTTTAAGTTTAAGTGCCTGTATGGCTTTAGCTGTAGATACTGAGATAGTTTATAGTAAAAATGGTCGTCCTATATTTGAGTTAAATTTTTATAATCAGGGAGAAAGCTCTAGTTTTGCTGGAGAAATATCTACATCTCCTTACACCCTAAATCAAGCTCAAAGAAAAGAAATCTTAAGAGCTACTCAGTTTTGGGCTAATATACTTGGAGATAGGGCTACAAATTTAGAGCCTTTGAAATTTGTAGTGCATACTTCGCCTATGAAAAACAATGCATTTGCTGCTTCTTATGATATGTTTTGGGAAGGAAATAATGCCTTATTTGCTGATATGCTTTACAATAATCTTAGTAAAGAGGAATTTGATCAAGGATTAGTTGAAGCAACTGGTCTTAGCTACGATGATGTTAAATATACAGGTATCATAGGAATGGGTATATCAGATTGGTATATAGCACCTAATCCTAGCACCTTACCTACGAATGGAAATCAGTTTAGTATCTTTGGAACCTTTACTCATGAAATAATGCATGCTCTTGGAGTAGGTGCTTCAGCAAAGCAAGTTAATGGTAATTTTATGTTTGAAACTTCAAACGCATTTACAAGACATCTGCAAGATTATAAAGGAGTAATGGCAAGTAAGGATATAGCAATAATTGACAGTAAAAGCCAAGCTGATGCAAATAATTATTTTGTAGTAGATAGAAATACTAATCTTGCTACTCAAAGCAACACTATAAAAAGCTTAAGCACTTCACAAGGACATGCTTATTTTGTAGGAGATAATGTTTTAGAGGTTATAAAGAATGCAAGGCTTGGCTTTGATGGTGTAAATGCAGTGCCTATAAATGGCTGGGAAGGTGATGGAGCAGATATTTCTCACATAGAACTAGATAATTCACTTATGTCTCATCAACAATGGAGAAATTATAATTTTTATATGGAAGCTGAACTAGCCATACTTCAAGATATAGGCTATGATTTTGATAGAAAGCAATACTATGGGGATTCTATATATGAAAGTAATCTTTTAGACTGGCAAAGCACGCAAGGCTTTAATGATAGAAATGAGGAAGGCACTGCATACATAGCAAATACTTATAATAAAAGTGATTATGGTGTGGGCTTACATATCTATGGTAGGTTTAATACAGCTACGCAAAATCACGATATCTTATCTCAAGGAATTGCAGCCTCTGGTATAAGAGTAGATGGTTCTAATAATACCTTAAATGTAAATTCTAAAATTCATACCATAGGAGCTTTTTCAAATGCTTTATTAGTAGCTTATGGAAAAGAGCATAATATAAATTTAAACTCAGGCTCTGAATTGATAGCTAATGGTATAGGAGTGCATATAAATTTTGGAGATAATGCTCTTGGAAACAACACAGAGTATAGAGGCTCTTATATGCTAAGTGGGGCTTCTATCACTTCTACTGTAAAAGATAACTTAATGCAAATATTTAATCTAAATGGTGCCTTAGTATCAAATCTAAACGTAAAACAAGGCTCTTACATAGAAGGAAGTGAAGCAGCCATTTACATAGCTAACAATGCCTTTGTTGAAAACATAAATATAGAAAATGGAGCCACTATAAAAGGAGATATTATCTCACTTTGGGATCCTAATAATGAAAGATTAAAAGCAGATGATATGAATAAATATTTTACAGAAGTAAATTTCGGCACAACTCCTACAAGCACTCCTAGTGCAAGAGCTTCAAATTTACTAGCCTCTACATCTTTAAATTTTGATCCTAATAAAGTAGTCTTTGATGGAAATATCTTAGGCTATGATAGCTTGAAACTAAATATAAATACAGATTTTAATACAGAAAAGTCTATAGAAGTGTATGATCTTTCTCTTAATAGCTCTGCAAGTTTAGGAGTAGATTCTATAGTAGAAGTAAAGAATAATTTTACTCAAACAAGTTCTTCAACCTTACAAGCTCCTATAAATAGTGAGGGTAAATTAAATATCTTTGTAGGTGGAAATGCAAATCTTTCTGGTAATTTAGAATTCTTTTTAGGAAAAGACTTTTATAATACTTCTAGTATAGCTCTTAATAAAGCTGAGTTAATAGATGGAAAAACTACAAGCTTTGCTAATGTAAGCTTTGCTAATGATGCTGATTTTTCTAAGTTTTTAAACATAAGCTATGATGAGGCAAGTAGCACTATTAATATAAATAGGGATTATTCAAGTCTAGCTAAAAATACTTCTATCTCAAATTCACTTGTTTCATTAGCTTTAAATTCAAGTCCTAATGCTGATGTATCATCTTTATTTACAGAGCTTGATTTCTTAACAGATGAAGCTAGAGCTACACAAGCTTTAGATGAACTTAGCTCAAAAGTTTATTTAGATGCAGCTAAGGCTAGTTTAGACTTTCAAAAGGATATAAATGATAAATTAGTATTTGATTTATACTCTAAGGATGTATTTAAAGACGATGAGTGGATAAGCACTATATATACTTTTGGAACTTATAATTCTGTCAGAGAGGATAAAGACTTTTCATCTTATAAATCTTATGGTGGAGGAGTAAATGCAAAAGTAACAAAGTCATTTAATGATACTTTAGATCTAGGATTTAACTTGATCTTAAATGCTAGTAATTATGATTTTAAAAGAAATACTGCTACTTTGAAAAGTAGAGGAGCTTATCTTGGTGCTTTTGCTAATGTAGATTTAAATAACTTATTTATCTTTGCCTCTTTAAGAGCTGGTATGCAAAATGATAGTATGAATAGAGTATTAAACATAAATACATTTTCTGATACTTTTAAATCAAGCTATAATGCTTTTACTACAAGTGAGCTTTTAGGTTTAGGAACTAATTTTAATCTAAGTGAAACTTTTACCTTAGCTCCTTTAGCTTATATAGAGCATAATAGCTTAAGCACTCCTAGTATAAAAGAACAAGGTGGGGCATCTTCTTTAAATATAGATAAAAATACTTATCACAGTTTATCCTCTTTTCTTGGTTTAAAACTAAGCTATGATAAAGACTTTACTAATGGATATGGTTTAGGCTTATCTTTACTTGGTGGGTATAATCACTTTTTCTTAGATAATCTTGACAACGAAGCTTCTTATATAAACGATACTTCAAATGTTAAATTTTCTTCTAAAAACTATGTAAAAGATAAAGACTCTCTTAGAGTGCAAAGTGCTATTGATTTTACTCATGATAATTTTTATTCAAGGGTATTATTTCAAAGTGATATAAAAAGAAATATAGACTTTAGCACAAGATTAGAATATGGAATTAGATTTTAATCTTAAACTCAAGCATGAAAGATTCTTTCATGCTTAATAATCACAATAAAACACACTTACGAGCAAAATATTTATCTCCTTTTTACTCATTTTATTTTAAAAATATGTTAGAATTTAAGGCTTTAATTTAAGGACTTATTTTGGATTTTGAAATTTTATATATACTTTGTATCTTTATAGGCATACTTTCTGGTATGGCTTCTGGTATCTTTGGGCTTGGAGGGGGTATAATCATAGTGCCAGCCCTGCTAAGTTTTGGTCTAAGCTCTCATGTTGCCGTTGCTATGTCAGCCTTGCAAATGATCTTTGCCTCGTCTTTTGGCTCTTATTTAAACTATAAAAAAAAGAATTTAGATCTAAAAGATGGGATTTTTGTAGGGCTTGGAGGACTTTTTGGAGCAAGTTTTAGTGGAGAGCTTATAAAACTGCTTTCAGATACTAGCTTAAACGCCTTGTTTTTATGCGTAAATATCATCTTTTTTGTAAAATTTATCTTTAGCTTTAAAACAGAGGCTAGAAAGAGTCAAAGAAGTGAGAATTTTAAAAAATTTATCTTATTTTGTGCTGGGGCTATAACGGGTCTTTTTGCCATCTCTCTTGGCATAGGAGGAGGACTTTTGATAACTCCTATACTTGCGTATTTTCTTGGCTATGATACAAAAAAAACGGTGTGTATATCTTTATTTTTCATAATCTTTGCTTCCTTGGCTGGAAGTTTTTCTTTCTTTAGACAAGGTTATATAAGTGAGGAGGTTTTAATAGGTGGAATTTTAATAGGACTTTCATCTATGCTAGGAGTTTTTTTAGGCATAAAATTAATGGAAAAAATGCAGTTAAAATCCCATAGAAACGCCCTAGCCCTTGTTTATATAGCAAGTATTTGT includes:
- the grpE gene encoding nucleotide exchange factor GrpE translates to MDKDENLEQEKKEEQSELSEEKEESLGELELLRAENADLKDRYARANADFENIKKRMQREKEQMIAFANEGFARDLLDVVDTLEAALNVEASDELSTKIKEGVKNTLDLLLKKLKNHGVELIEAKEGDEFNPELHEAMFYAENENFKANELTQILQKGYKLRDRILRHTKVSVAK
- the rpsO gene encoding 30S ribosomal protein S15, which encodes MALDSAKKSQIISKFARKEKDTGSTEVQVALLSARISELTEHLKVFKKDFSSRLGLLKMVGKRKRLLNYLKKKDYAKYSKLISDLNLRDK
- a CDS encoding DHH family phosphoesterase, with translation MNLYHLSHTDLDGYACQFVSNFYFKNCYFYNSNYGKEINDNFSMILDRIDESLKLDSEVCSIVLISDLNLSLSQCESFEEALSKRSNAKIFLLDHHQSGQACAEKYAWYFLDSSRCATKIVYDFFSKMFFQNENLAKFVDVVNAIDIWLKDDTNFELGKVLLSMVSNAKELNRVLFPQKNTEYMFFLLSKAQTFVGKDKAHILFEDSLHFLKKEFFKDEENNTLGNLLSIYVVKILNENKEYFTLKYKEYKFLLTYNIGNVSVIGNDFLTLNKDYDFFLDVNSKKTLSFRSNNKVDVSLIAQTLVGGGGHKNASGGFFAAFKDSSDYSFIKNQILDLIKSKEEKSGE
- the flhA gene encoding flagellar biosynthesis protein FlhA, producing MARRKIFDLVAPYLGPLIAPVIKAKSLTIVGFIACILAVIIVPLPAAILDFFLALSIAIAVLIILISIYIPKPTDLTTFPTLILIITLFRLALNIATTRMILSEGQNGPAAVSEIIASFGEFVVGGNYVIGVIVFSILVLINFMVVTKGSTRVSEVQARFTLDAMPGKQMAIDADLNAGLIDENTARTRRQEIIAEANFYGAMDGSSKFIKGDAVAGIIITIINIIGGFSIGYFQHDMPLADCAATYTILTIGDGLVSQIPGLIVATATAIIITRASKDEDNFAEGTLNQLLSEYRTLLIVGFILFIFALVPGLPTLSLGFMALVFLGLGYLTKQVREGKIDLTQPLRKKDIAASQQAAAAKAPPKKKSEEEIIREEEGRINDILKLEVLELELGYGLIRLAESELTERIRSMRRSIAQSLGFLMPKIRIRDNLQLKPNEYNFKLKGVVIGSSEVYPDKYLAMDSGFITEEVEGIATKEPAFNSDALWIDANLKDEATINGYIVIDPASVISTHMSELIKANAAELLTRQEVQNMLDKLQKDYPAVIEDLLKITTVGVIQRVLRNLLKNSIPIKDMISILEALMDISEVTKNFDMIIEHVRASLARVITNLYIDEKGILSIYILDSAASAKLMDSLQLRDGNYHLMINVAQTGAIVEALRSEVAAVSSTRIKPFVLCVEPQLRKFIADICSNFNLKIVVLSFAEIAEHTNFETEGVIKIEL
- a CDS encoding Rrf2 family transcriptional regulator — encoded protein: MLFTKASEYALLALIYIADKKEPQDVETMAEKLDISRSFLAKILQVLARDGLLISYKGAKGGFLLSKDAKEYTLEEIVNSAERKQVSVFECSRGVCPSNNVKCLMLPVLVDLQNKMNEYLSNITLFDVINKKS
- a CDS encoding autotransporter outer membrane beta-barrel domain-containing protein, yielding MLSLKKTALLLSLSACMALAVDTEIVYSKNGRPIFELNFYNQGESSSFAGEISTSPYTLNQAQRKEILRATQFWANILGDRATNLEPLKFVVHTSPMKNNAFAASYDMFWEGNNALFADMLYNNLSKEEFDQGLVEATGLSYDDVKYTGIIGMGISDWYIAPNPSTLPTNGNQFSIFGTFTHEIMHALGVGASAKQVNGNFMFETSNAFTRHLQDYKGVMASKDIAIIDSKSQADANNYFVVDRNTNLATQSNTIKSLSTSQGHAYFVGDNVLEVIKNARLGFDGVNAVPINGWEGDGADISHIELDNSLMSHQQWRNYNFYMEAELAILQDIGYDFDRKQYYGDSIYESNLLDWQSTQGFNDRNEEGTAYIANTYNKSDYGVGLHIYGRFNTATQNHDILSQGIAASGIRVDGSNNTLNVNSKIHTIGAFSNALLVAYGKEHNINLNSGSELIANGIGVHINFGDNALGNNTEYRGSYMLSGASITSTVKDNLMQIFNLNGALVSNLNVKQGSYIEGSEAAIYIANNAFVENINIENGATIKGDIISLWDPNNERLKADDMNKYFTEVNFGTTPTSTPSARASNLLASTSLNFDPNKVVFDGNILGYDSLKLNINTDFNTEKSIEVYDLSLNSSASLGVDSIVEVKNNFTQTSSSTLQAPINSEGKLNIFVGGNANLSGNLEFFLGKDFYNTSSIALNKAELIDGKTTSFANVSFANDADFSKFLNISYDEASSTININRDYSSLAKNTSISNSLVSLALNSSPNADVSSLFTELDFLTDEARATQALDELSSKVYLDAAKASLDFQKDINDKLVFDLYSKDVFKDDEWISTIYTFGTYNSVREDKDFSSYKSYGGGVNAKVTKSFNDTLDLGFNLILNASNYDFKRNTATLKSRGAYLGAFANVDLNNLFIFASLRAGMQNDSMNRVLNINTFSDTFKSSYNAFTTSELLGLGTNFNLSETFTLAPLAYIEHNSLSTPSIKEQGGASSLNIDKNTYHSLSSFLGLKLSYDKDFTNGYGLGLSLLGGYNHFFLDNLDNEASYINDTSNVKFSSKNYVKDKDSLRVQSAIDFTHDNFYSRVLFQSDIKRNIDFSTRLEYGIRF
- the dnaK gene encoding molecular chaperone DnaK: MAKVIGIDLGTTNSCVSVYERGESKVIPNKEGKNTTPSIVAFTDKGEVLVGDSAKRQAVTNPEKTIYSIKRIMGLMINEEAAKEARNRLPYHIVDRNGACAVEIADKLYTPQEISAKVLMKLKEDAEAFLGDKVVDAVITVPAYFNDAQRKATKEAGTIAGLNVLRIINEPTSAALAYGLDKKESEKIVVYDLGGGTFDVTVLETGDNVVEVLATGGNAFLGGDDFDNKLIDFLASEFQSENGIDLKKDVMALQRLKEAAENAKKELSSATETEVNLPFITADASGPKHLVKKITRAKFESMIEGLVSETIAKINEVVKEAGLSKDEIKEIVMVGGSTRVPLVQEEVKKAFNKDLNKSVNPDEVVAIGAAIQGAVIKGDVKDVLLLDVTPLSLGIETLGGVMTKIIEKGTTIPTKKEQVFSTAEDNQNAVTINVLQGEREFSRDNKSLGNFNLEGIPPAPRGVPQIEVSFDIDANGILTVSAKDKATGKAQEIKITGSSGLSEEEINNMVKDAELHKEEDKKRKEVVEARNSAETLVHQVEKSLSELGDKIADEDKANIQKALDELKETLKNENATKEEIDSKMKALSAASHKLAESMYKKEDDKKDDKKKDDDVIDAEVE
- a CDS encoding sulfite exporter TauE/SafE family protein, with amino-acid sequence MDFEILYILCIFIGILSGMASGIFGLGGGIIIVPALLSFGLSSHVAVAMSALQMIFASSFGSYLNYKKKNLDLKDGIFVGLGGLFGASFSGELIKLLSDTSLNALFLCVNIIFFVKFIFSFKTEARKSQRSENFKKFILFCAGAITGLFAISLGIGGGLLITPILAYFLGYDTKKTVCISLFFIIFASLAGSFSFFRQGYISEEVLIGGILIGLSSMLGVFLGIKLMEKMQLKSHRNALALVYIASICMTANALLKKLELY